One window of the Triticum dicoccoides isolate Atlit2015 ecotype Zavitan chromosome 3B, WEW_v2.0, whole genome shotgun sequence genome contains the following:
- the LOC119277049 gene encoding CBL-interacting protein kinase 19-like, translated as MSAIKPPPPDRPPQAARLPSPSSSSSAAAAAKQGGTGSRGLLMGRYELGRVLGKGTFAKVYHARHVQTGESVAIKVLDREKAVRSGLVSHIKREIAVLRRVRHPNIVHLFEVMATKTKIYFVMELVRGGELFSRVSKGRLKEDIARRYFQHLISAVGFCHTRGVFHRDLKPENLLVDEAGNLKVSDFGLSAVAEPFQPEGLLHTFCGTPAYVAPEVLARRGYEGAKADIWSCGVILFVLMAGYLPFHDQNLMAMYRKVYKGEFRCPRWFSKDLTSLIMRFLDTNPSTRITLPEVMESRWFKKGFRPVKFYIEDDQLYNVIDAENDMLDLGLPDPLPQPLPPPPPSPSPQEVDGDDSGSESDASVVSCPATSSFEERHRLRGPLPRPASLNAFDIISFSRGFNLSGLFEEKGDEVRFISGEPMSDIITKLEEIANVKSFAVRKKDWRVSLEGTREGVKGPLTICAEIFELTPSLVVVEVKKKAGDKEEYDDFCNKELKPGMQHLVHQMVPVPNTPTISE; from the coding sequence ATGTCGGCCATCAAGCCGCCGCCGCCTGACCGGCCGCCGCAGGCCGCGCGGCTGccgtccccttcctcctcctcctcggcggcggcggcggccaagcaAGGCGGCACAGGCTCCCGCGGGCTGCTCATGGGGCGCTACGAGCTGGGCCGCGTCCTGGGCAAAGGCACCTTCGCCAAGGTGTACCACGCGCGGCACGTGCAGACCGGGGAGAGCGTGGCTATCAAGGTGCTCGACCGGGAGAAGGCCGTGCGGAGCGGCCTCGTCTCGCACATCAAGCGCGAGATCGCCGTGCTCCGCCGCGTGCGCCACCCCAACATCGTGCACCTCTTCGAGGTCATGGCCACCAAGACCAAGATCTACTTCGTCATGGAGCTCGTCCGCGGCGGCGAGCTCTTCTCCCGCGTCTCCAAGGGCCGCCTCAAGGAGGACATTGCGCGCCGCTACTTCCAGCACCTCATCTCCGCCGTCGGATTCTGCCACACCCGCGGGGTCTTCCACCGGGACCTCAAGCCGGAGAACCTCCTCGTCGACGAGGCGGGCAACCTTAAGGTGTCCGACTTcggcctctccgccgtcgccgagccgtTCCAGCCAGAGGGTCTCCTCCACACCTTCTGCGGCACGCCGGCCTATGTCGCCCCCGAAGTCCTCGCCCGCCGTGGATACGAAGGCGCCAAGGCCGACATATGGTCCTGCGGTGTCATCCTCTTTGTTCTCATGGCCGGATACCTCCCTTTCCATGACCAGAACCTGATGGCCATGTACCGTAAGGTTTACAAGGGAGAGTTCCGATGTCCAAGGTGGTTCTCCAAGGACCTTACTAGCTTGATCATGCGTTTTCTTGACACAAACCCAAGCACCAGGATCACCTTGCCGGAGGTCATGGAGAGCCGGTGGTTCAAGAAAGGTTTCCGGCCAGTCAAGTTCTATATTGAAGATGACCAGCTGTACAACGTGATAGATGCCGAGAATGATATGCTCGACCTGGGCCTCCCGGACCCTCTTCCTCAACCATTGCCGCCTCcacctccatctccatctccgcaagAAGTTGATGGAGATGACTCAGGGTCAGAGTCCGACGCATCAGTCGTGTCCTGCCCTGCCACATCGTCATTTGAAGAGCGCCACAGGCTCCGCGGGCCACTCCCACGCCCCGCAAGCCTTAACGCGTTTGATATCATATCATTCTCAAGGGGATTCAACTTGTCGGGTCTGTTTGAGGAAAAAGGGGACGAGGTGAGATTCATCTCGGGTGAACCTATGTCGGACATTATAACGAAATTGGAGGAGATCGCAAATGTGAAGAGCTTCGCGGTGCGGAAGAAGGATTGGCGGGTGAGCCTAGAGGGCACAAGGGAAGGGGTTAAGGGGCCACTAACAATCTGCGCGGAGATATTTGAACTCACGCCCTCCCTTGTAGTAGTGGAGGTAAAAAAGAAGGCGGGGGATAAGGAAGAGTATGATGATTTCTGCAACAAGGAATTGAAGCCAGGAATGCAGCATCTTGTGCACCAGATGGTCCCAGTTCCAAATACACCTACCATTTCTGAGTAG